A genomic stretch from Odocoileus virginianus isolate 20LAN1187 ecotype Illinois chromosome 25, Ovbor_1.2, whole genome shotgun sequence includes:
- the KRTAP7-1 gene encoding keratin-associated protein 7-1: protein MTRFFCCGSYFPGYPSYGTNFHRTFRATPLNCVVPLGSPLSYGYGCNGYSSLGYGFGGSNFSNLGCGYGGSFYRPWGSGSGFGYSTY, encoded by the coding sequence ATGACTCGTTTCTTCTGCTGCGGAAGCTACTTCCCAGGCTATCCTTCCTATGGGACCAATTTCCATAGGACCTTCAGAGCCACCCCCCTGAACTGCGTCGTGCCCCTCGGCTCCCCCCTGAGTTATGGTTATGGATGCAATGGCTACAGCTCCCTGGGCTACGGTTTTGGTGGCAGCAACTTTAGCAACCTGGGCTGTGGCTATGGGGGCAGCTTTTATAGGCCATGGGGCTCTGGCTCCGGCTTTGGCTACAGCACCTATTGA